The DNA window TGACGTAGTGGCCGTATCCGTTGGTATAGCCCTGTACGACAACAAGTTCGCGGTCCGCGCCGAGGGTGTCCGCCAGTGCGGTTCGCAACCTCGATCCGGCCATCACCGTAGGTTCGAACGGGCAGGTGAACAGGTAGAAGGTGCCGATGCGCGCGAGATGGAACAAAAACACCTGTTGGACGATTCCGGGGATCAGCCCGACCGGCAGGACGACGTCCTTCGGCGCATGGGCGTCGCGAAGCCACTGCGGCATGAGCACCGAACTCAACGCAGCCAATGCGGGATTGCCGCCTCGCTCACCTTCTGCCAGTCCGAGTTCGGGTAGGCCACCGCCATCTTCCTGGCTGGAGGCCGCGAATGCGGCACCGAGGGCAGCAGGGCTCGTCGTATGCGTGCGGCCGTCCCCGGTGAATTCGGGGCGGACGGTGATCGCGGAGAAGTCCGCGTACGTCCACCGCACGTCGATTCCGCTGTCCACCGACGCGCCTGCATCGTCGGTGTGGCCACGTGCGGTATCGAATTGACGCATGCCGATGATGCGGGTGTTCTCGAACTCGTCCGTGGTCGGGCCGGTTCCCGGCTTCTTGTCGAGGTTGGGGCTGATGTCGCCAGGCGTGCTCTGGCAGAAGGCCGCGACGAAACTGGGATTCGAGTAGTCGACTCCGGCGACCTCTCGTTCCCAGTGCCAGGCCGCGTAGCCCTTGTTGTCGCTGCTGACGAGCAGATTGGCCGCCGTCATCGAGGTTCCGTGTGTGGCAAACCAATTGATAACGCCAACCAATTCTCCGTCTCGTTCGAGCTGAAGATTCACCGAACGGGGGTCGATTCTCGTCGGGAGTCGATCCTTGTCCGGATTTCGGTCGAACGCGACGGGTGATCGGTTGACGCCTGCGTCGTAGAGCGAGCCGGTGGTGACGCGCACCTGTCCTCGCCGTACGTCCGCGTGCGCCCGACTGATCGCATCGACTATTCCGGAAACGTTGGCGTCGAACGTGATCGGACGAAACCCGAGAGTCGTGATGTCCACGAGCAGATGAAAGTCCGTCCCGCCCGGGGCGGCATGAGTGTGCGTTGCCGACAGCAGCACGTTTCCGCGGT is part of the Rhodococcus sovatensis genome and encodes:
- a CDS encoding neutral/alkaline non-lysosomal ceramidase N-terminal domain-containing protein, which gives rise to MIGSYLAQCSGARCYRAVRPAERGRYQVIGRRSFLAASGVAALGSVALGAGRASTSPSGLDVGRGIGDMTGEPLGAGMNGYAVLEQSTAGLHLRQRARAFVFVDTISGARLAHVTCEVGLMFESIFEEVLTRLSTRFGDLYHRGNVLLSATHTHAAPGGTDFHLLVDITTLGFRPITFDANVSGIVDAISRAHADVRRGQVRVTTGSLYDAGVNRSPVAFDRNPDKDRLPTRIDPRSVNLQLERDGELVGVINWFATHGTSMTAANLLVSSDNKGYAAWHWEREVAGVDYSNPSFVAAFCQSTPGDISPNLDKKPGTGPTTDEFENTRIIGMRQFDTARGHTDDAGASVDSGIDVRWTYADFSAITVRPEFTGDGRTHTTSPAALGAAFAASSQEDGGGLPELGLAEGERGGNPALAALSSVLMPQWLRDAHAPKDVVLPVGLIPGIVQQVFLFHLARIGTFYLFTCPFEPTVMAGSRLRTALADTLGADRELVVVQGYTNGYGHYVTTGEEYDQQDYEGGATAFGRWQLPATLQIAVDLASALRDGLPVSAGTKDRDLTGIVPTSPGRAPIVDIAAPGTMFGQVVTQPAPSYTVGQRVSVRFSGANPNSNLRRDDTYLAVEYAQGTEWLRVYDDGDWFTKILFENVGPITTTTVVWDIPPGQRPGRYRIVYFGDSRALNGHLTPFVGTSAEFEVS